Proteins from a single region of Desulfonatronum thiodismutans:
- a CDS encoding aminotransferase class V-fold PLP-dependent enzyme — protein sequence MNTSSRLSRSFILTGALLALALFLSSPALARSVEQQKAMDWLNSYAAEMLQSRPHFIGYPINQDTELAGFYEWYKESGLYEAAMNNVGDPYKTSSLLLNSHPFERDVIDYFAPRFGFDKDYWGFVTASGTDGNNHGMYFGKKVLQAQSDLPPLAYVSEEAHYSIKKLADVQGLELRLIKADPMGRMDLADFEAQLDPTRPALVVIAMGTTFKGGIDNQMGINAILEKVGPPAVYRHQDAALFGSILGFLPPPASDLVNSAKMGFDSIAISGHKFWGLDEPAGVFISTQYVRDNINPFEVAYLKDAVPTITCSRSAISPLKLWWKITFSEPNVFENQAAQLIASAEYLHAELQKLGIKSWLNEYSNTVFFERPSQMIMDYYGLAPDENPEQGKLAHVLIMQHVSKDLLDTFIADMKKDFGK from the coding sequence ATGAACACATCGTCTCGCTTGTCCCGGAGTTTTATCCTGACAGGGGCCTTGTTGGCCCTGGCTCTTTTCTTGTCTTCCCCCGCCCTGGCACGGAGCGTGGAGCAGCAAAAAGCCATGGATTGGCTGAATTCCTATGCCGCGGAAATGCTGCAAAGCAGGCCTCATTTCATCGGCTATCCCATCAACCAGGACACGGAGCTGGCTGGATTTTACGAGTGGTACAAGGAGAGCGGGCTTTACGAGGCGGCCATGAACAACGTGGGCGACCCGTACAAGACCAGCTCTCTGCTCTTGAACAGCCACCCGTTCGAACGGGATGTCATCGACTATTTCGCGCCCCGATTCGGGTTTGACAAGGATTACTGGGGCTTCGTCACCGCCAGCGGAACCGACGGCAACAACCACGGCATGTACTTCGGCAAGAAGGTCTTGCAGGCCCAGTCCGATCTGCCGCCCCTTGCCTACGTTTCCGAGGAGGCCCACTATTCCATCAAAAAGCTGGCCGATGTCCAGGGTTTGGAACTGCGCCTGATCAAGGCCGATCCCATGGGCCGGATGGATCTGGCCGATTTTGAAGCCCAGCTTGATCCGACCCGCCCGGCCCTGGTGGTCATCGCCATGGGCACCACGTTCAAGGGCGGCATCGACAATCAGATGGGCATCAACGCCATCCTGGAGAAGGTCGGCCCGCCCGCGGTGTACCGCCACCAGGACGCGGCCCTGTTCGGAAGCATCCTGGGCTTTCTGCCGCCCCCGGCCAGCGACCTGGTGAACAGCGCCAAGATGGGCTTCGATTCCATCGCCATTTCCGGGCACAAGTTTTGGGGCCTGGACGAGCCCGCGGGTGTTTTCATCTCCACCCAGTACGTGCGCGACAACATCAATCCCTTCGAGGTGGCCTACCTCAAGGACGCCGTGCCCACCATCACCTGCTCCCGCAGCGCCATTTCCCCGCTCAAGCTGTGGTGGAAGATCACCTTCTCCGAACCCAACGTTTTCGAGAACCAGGCAGCCCAGCTCATTGCCAGCGCGGAATACCTGCACGCGGAGCTGCAAAAGTTGGGCATCAAATCCTGGCTCAACGAGTATTCCAACACCGTGTTCTTTGAGCGGCCCAGCCAGATGATCATGGATTACTACGGCCTGGCCCCGGACGAGAACCCGGAACAGGGCAAGCTGGCCCACGTGCTGATCATGCAGCATGTGAGCAAGGACCTGCTGGACACGTTCATCGCGGACATGAAGAAGGACTTCGGGAAGTAA
- a CDS encoding XTP/dITP diphosphatase, which produces MELIIATRNKGKASEIEALLQEFDVRVLTMDAFPEIGEIPETGETFEENALIKARAVARLTGLMALADDSGLEVDALAGAPGVYSARFSGPDATDETNNSLLLSRLEGVPWEDREARFVSVIAVHAPVMGGKELLARGTWSGRIALSPQGRNGFGYDPLFFDEELGLTSAQLEPAEKNKCSHRAVALRRLAAAWPDFIREIQGKGLKV; this is translated from the coding sequence TTGGAACTGATTATTGCCACGAGAAATAAGGGCAAGGCCTCGGAAATCGAGGCATTGTTGCAGGAGTTCGACGTGCGGGTGCTGACCATGGATGCGTTCCCGGAGATTGGCGAGATTCCGGAAACAGGCGAGACGTTCGAGGAGAACGCCTTGATCAAGGCCAGGGCCGTGGCCCGGTTGACCGGACTGATGGCCCTGGCGGACGACTCCGGTCTGGAAGTGGACGCCCTGGCGGGTGCGCCGGGCGTATATTCGGCCCGGTTCAGCGGCCCTGACGCCACGGATGAGACGAACAACTCCCTGTTGTTGTCCCGGCTGGAAGGGGTTCCCTGGGAGGACCGAGAGGCTCGTTTCGTCAGCGTGATCGCGGTCCATGCCCCGGTGATGGGCGGGAAGGAACTGCTGGCCAGAGGGACATGGTCCGGCAGGATCGCTCTCTCCCCTCAAGGCCGGAACGGCTTTGGCTATGATCCGCTGTTTTTCGACGAGGAACTCGGCCTGACGTCCGCCCAACTGGAACCGGCCGAGAAAAACAAATGCAGCCACAGGGCCGTCGCCCTGCGCCGCTTGGCCGCCGCCTGGCCGGACTTCATCCGCGAAATTCAGGGCAAGGGCCTGAAGGTCTAG
- a CDS encoding glycosyltransferase family 4 protein has protein sequence MRILHVNAGRNWGGKESRLLTEMEWLVRNGHEVLLVCEPDSRLYIVGRDRGLPVRSLVMRKRYNVLAALRLRRIARMFGPDIVNIHTGVDAYLCASMKFCGRPTVRMQNIHVSGRQKSSTRLSYRLFCHRIICPTSTLQRTLNTEFGFDLDRIDIIPDGVDVAKFHPDCDGRRFRDELQVNDDQILVGMVSMLRPEKGHQLFLRAAETLLAKRTDCKFVMVGSPTNDSRSVLTDIQGTIRRCFGSLDPGNPIVHLDFREDTPEILCALDIFVQPSRYEAQGLAIAEAMACRTAVVATNVGGIPERVRHAETGLLTEPANSDDLARQIELLADNPSLRAKLAENGHALLHEQGTLDQIMQKTLASYAQAVRQVQGLAA, from the coding sequence GTGCGTATCTTGCATGTGAATGCCGGACGCAATTGGGGGGGCAAAGAGTCCCGGTTGCTTACGGAAATGGAGTGGCTGGTCCGCAACGGCCATGAAGTTCTTCTGGTCTGCGAGCCGGACTCCCGGCTTTACATCGTCGGCCGCGACAGGGGCCTTCCCGTGCGGTCCTTGGTGATGCGCAAACGGTATAATGTCTTGGCGGCTTTGCGTCTGCGTCGCATTGCCCGGATGTTCGGCCCGGACATCGTCAACATTCATACCGGGGTGGACGCCTATCTGTGCGCGTCCATGAAATTTTGCGGACGACCCACCGTGCGCATGCAGAACATTCATGTCAGCGGCCGCCAAAAAAGCTCCACGCGCCTGAGCTACCGCCTTTTCTGCCACCGGATCATCTGTCCGACCTCGACTCTCCAACGCACCCTGAACACGGAATTCGGCTTTGACCTGGACAGGATCGACATCATCCCGGACGGAGTTGATGTCGCGAAATTTCATCCGGATTGTGACGGACGGCGGTTCAGGGATGAATTACAGGTCAATGACGATCAAATATTGGTGGGGATGGTCTCCATGCTGCGCCCGGAAAAAGGGCATCAGCTTTTTTTGCGGGCCGCGGAAACACTACTGGCCAAAAGAACCGACTGCAAGTTCGTCATGGTCGGCTCCCCCACCAATGATTCTCGCTCGGTCCTCACGGATATTCAGGGGACCATTCGGCGATGCTTCGGCAGCCTTGATCCCGGAAATCCCATCGTACACCTGGACTTTCGTGAGGATACTCCGGAAATTCTGTGCGCCCTGGACATCTTTGTCCAACCTTCGCGCTATGAGGCTCAAGGCTTGGCCATTGCCGAAGCCATGGCCTGCCGAACAGCGGTCGTGGCGACGAATGTCGGCGGCATTCCGGAACGGGTTCGACACGCCGAAACAGGCCTGCTGACCGAACCGGCCAATTCGGATGATCTCGCCCGACAAATCGAACTCCTCGCGGACAACCCCAGCCTGCGGGCCAAGCTGGCGGAAAATGGCCATGCCCTGCTTCATGAGCAAGGCACCCTGGACCAGATCATGCAAAAGACTCTGGCATCATATGCCCAAGCCGTCAGGCAGGTTCAGGGACTAGCGGCATAG
- a CDS encoding rhodanese-like domain-containing protein, translating into MPRWLNLLKSIKSVLISPGDAGVASINAEQARDMLNTEPEVQIVDVRQPKEYRQGHIPGARLLPVADLDEKLDALSKDKPVLVYCAVGGRSKVAAHMLAGRGFERVLNLSGGFKAWNGWTGFGDYELGLEHFTPSMSLERTLQVAYLMEAALEAFYRDMTGKVADPEAARLFQTLADVEVKHKAAVAGRIGDADVPKNLSDEAVPEGGMPLEEHMRRLGVDLNRAEDIVDFAMAVEAQALDLYSRAAFQAQGDVRSFLETMAAEEKTHLRLLGELLDRP; encoded by the coding sequence ATGCCCCGTTGGCTCAATCTGCTCAAATCCATCAAGTCCGTGCTCATTTCACCCGGAGATGCGGGAGTCGCCTCCATCAATGCCGAACAGGCCCGGGATATGCTGAACACGGAACCGGAGGTCCAGATCGTGGACGTTCGGCAGCCCAAGGAATACCGTCAAGGCCATATTCCCGGAGCACGATTGCTGCCCGTGGCCGATCTGGACGAAAAGCTGGATGCACTGTCCAAGGACAAGCCGGTTTTGGTCTACTGCGCCGTCGGCGGCCGGAGCAAGGTCGCGGCCCACATGCTGGCCGGAAGAGGCTTCGAGCGGGTGTTGAACCTCAGTGGAGGCTTCAAGGCTTGGAACGGCTGGACCGGTTTCGGGGACTACGAACTCGGCCTGGAGCACTTTACGCCGTCCATGTCCCTGGAACGGACCCTGCAAGTGGCCTATCTCATGGAAGCGGCCTTGGAAGCCTTCTATCGGGATATGACCGGCAAGGTTGCCGACCCGGAGGCCGCCCGACTTTTCCAGACCCTGGCCGATGTGGAAGTGAAGCACAAAGCCGCCGTGGCCGGACGGATAGGGGATGCTGACGTCCCGAAGAATCTCAGCGACGAGGCCGTTCCCGAGGGAGGCATGCCTCTGGAGGAACATATGCGCCGCTTGGGCGTGGACCTGAACCGCGCCGAGGATATAGTGGACTTTGCCATGGCCGTGGAGGCCCAGGCCCTGGACCTCTACTCTCGCGCCGCTTTCCAGGCCCAGGGCGATGTCCGGTCCTTTCTGGAAACCATGGCCGCCGAGGAGAAAACGCACCTGCGGCTTCTGGGCGAACTGCTGGACCGGCCGTAG
- a CDS encoding NAD(P)/FAD-dependent oxidoreductase, producing the protein MPRLLLAGAGHAHMAVMAAIPELVAKGHQVTAIGPGERHYYSGMGPGMLGGTYQPEEISFPVRDMVESRGGVFLQDKVATIDPARHVVILESGHEEPYDVLSCNLGSFVPQDMIVDNPGEIEKDDASRAVFPAKPIEQLWNARRRIRELARDRPVRVGVCGGGPAALEIAGNAWSAGRENGGKGCVVQMFVGGKLLRTMPEKVRRLAGKALLERGIEVMEGSYVRSVQTGEVLLENGQRYAQDVIFLALGVRPSPVFRASGLKVSEDGGLLVGQYLQSLSHPDIFGGGDCITFAPGPLAKVGVYAVRQNPVLLHNLQAQLQGRSLKTFDPGGAYLLIFNIGKGQGILHKSGIAFGGRAAFWIKDYIDRKFIKKFLPNAPSGTH; encoded by the coding sequence ATGCCCAGACTACTCCTGGCCGGAGCCGGCCACGCGCACATGGCCGTGATGGCCGCCATTCCGGAATTGGTGGCCAAAGGCCATCAGGTTACCGCCATTGGCCCCGGAGAGCGCCACTACTATTCCGGCATGGGGCCGGGTATGCTCGGGGGGACCTACCAGCCGGAGGAGATCAGCTTTCCGGTGCGTGACATGGTGGAGAGTCGGGGCGGCGTCTTTCTTCAGGACAAGGTCGCGACCATTGATCCAGCCCGCCACGTAGTGATTCTGGAGTCCGGCCACGAAGAACCTTATGACGTGCTAAGCTGCAATCTGGGCAGCTTCGTCCCTCAAGACATGATCGTCGACAATCCTGGGGAGATTGAAAAGGACGATGCATCACGGGCCGTTTTCCCGGCCAAACCCATTGAGCAGCTCTGGAATGCCCGCCGACGCATTCGTGAGTTGGCCCGCGATCGTCCGGTCCGGGTGGGGGTGTGCGGCGGCGGACCGGCTGCCCTGGAAATCGCCGGCAACGCCTGGTCCGCGGGCAGGGAAAACGGAGGCAAAGGTTGCGTGGTTCAAATGTTTGTCGGCGGCAAACTGCTCAGGACCATGCCGGAGAAAGTCCGCCGCCTGGCCGGAAAGGCGCTGCTCGAGCGGGGAATCGAGGTCATGGAAGGGAGCTACGTGCGGTCCGTGCAAACCGGGGAAGTTCTCCTGGAAAACGGACAGCGGTATGCCCAGGACGTGATCTTTTTGGCCCTCGGGGTCCGGCCCTCGCCGGTCTTTCGGGCATCCGGCCTGAAAGTGAGCGAGGACGGCGGGCTGCTGGTTGGTCAATACCTGCAAAGCCTTTCCCACCCGGACATTTTCGGTGGGGGCGACTGCATCACCTTCGCTCCCGGACCGCTAGCCAAAGTGGGCGTCTATGCCGTGCGTCAGAACCCCGTGCTGCTGCACAACCTTCAGGCCCAACTACAAGGACGTTCTCTCAAAACCTTTGATCCGGGTGGAGCCTACCTGTTGATCTTCAATATCGGCAAGGGGCAAGGCATCCTGCACAAAAGCGGTATTGCTTTCGGCGGCCGCGCGGCCTTTTGGATCAAGGACTACATCGACCGCAAATTCATCAAGAAATTCCTTCCAAACGCGCCCTCTGGAACGCACTGA
- a CDS encoding N-acetylmuramoyl-L-alanine amidase codes for MPIRHLWILFFVLFLSCGGPLTTFGHASAERDYTSGWNEFQRLLKEPGQAQNRNAWLAARNMFNSAFQKAPEGSEAPKALFYLGRVHEEMGLRFGQASDFSQAADYYGRVALRFANHTWADDALLRKAKIHLEHLNDSAQAYIDLLSIVHNHSKGDMAPQAQAMLRELDSAFLAKVNTSGAGPGSAVAATVPPASSSPRTTEPAVQASLSGPVASPPRPAGPDSDDARLTQVRYWSSDEYTRVVLDVDSEVAYSHRLLNPDPDLGTPHRLMIDLQGTVLGPEAPAQLHVADGILRQVRTGQNQPHVSRVVLDIQRLEDFRVFTLEGPFRIVVDVSGAKSKTLAGARPSSPAGQPQPQISSRPGDVAGSLIEQLGLTVSTIMIDPGHGGKDPGAVAHGIKEKDINLRMSRILGKMLEEKGFRVLYTRTTDVFVPLEERTAMANAQKADLFLSIHANAHPNPNMKGFEIYSLNLARNQDAVRVAARENAVSSKKISDLQLILTDLMLNSKITESRELATKIHGNTITGMRRTHPSLADRGVREAPFYVLMGAKMPAVLIEMGYLTNRDEARLLNTDAYLRTLATNLLQGVLAYRDHIERHAKL; via the coding sequence ATGCCGATACGCCATCTCTGGATACTGTTTTTCGTTTTGTTCTTGTCGTGTGGTGGGCCGCTGACAACCTTCGGCCATGCCAGCGCCGAGCGCGATTACACCAGCGGTTGGAACGAATTTCAGCGCCTGCTCAAGGAGCCGGGCCAAGCCCAGAACCGCAACGCTTGGCTCGCCGCGCGCAACATGTTCAACAGCGCGTTTCAAAAAGCCCCGGAAGGATCCGAGGCGCCCAAGGCGTTATTCTATCTTGGTCGGGTTCATGAGGAAATGGGGCTGCGCTTCGGTCAGGCTTCGGATTTTTCTCAGGCCGCGGACTACTACGGACGAGTCGCCCTGCGGTTCGCCAACCATACCTGGGCGGACGACGCCCTGCTGCGCAAGGCCAAAATCCATCTGGAACACTTGAATGATTCGGCCCAGGCGTACATCGACCTGCTGTCCATCGTCCACAATCATTCCAAGGGCGACATGGCCCCGCAAGCCCAGGCCATGCTCCGCGAGTTGGACTCGGCATTCCTGGCCAAGGTCAACACCTCCGGGGCCGGACCGGGCAGCGCGGTGGCGGCTACTGTCCCTCCCGCCTCTTCCTCGCCCCGGACCACCGAGCCCGCGGTCCAGGCATCCTTGAGCGGCCCGGTGGCTTCGCCTCCGCGCCCGGCAGGCCCGGACTCCGACGACGCCCGCCTGACCCAGGTGCGCTACTGGAGCAGCGACGAGTACACCCGGGTGGTGTTGGATGTGGACTCCGAGGTCGCCTACAGCCATCGACTGCTCAACCCTGATCCGGACCTGGGCACCCCGCACCGGCTGATGATCGACCTGCAGGGGACGGTTCTGGGGCCGGAAGCTCCGGCCCAACTCCATGTTGCCGACGGCATTTTACGGCAAGTGCGCACCGGCCAGAATCAACCCCATGTCAGCCGTGTGGTGCTGGACATCCAGCGTCTGGAGGACTTTCGCGTCTTTACCCTGGAAGGCCCCTTCCGGATCGTCGTGGATGTCAGCGGAGCCAAGTCCAAGACCCTGGCCGGCGCACGGCCTTCCTCGCCCGCGGGCCAGCCCCAGCCGCAGATATCCTCCCGGCCCGGGGACGTGGCGGGCAGCCTGATCGAACAGCTGGGGCTGACGGTCAGCACGATCATGATCGATCCCGGTCACGGCGGAAAAGATCCCGGGGCCGTGGCCCACGGCATCAAGGAAAAAGACATCAATCTGCGCATGTCCAGAATACTTGGGAAGATGCTGGAGGAGAAAGGATTCCGCGTCCTGTACACCCGGACCACGGATGTTTTCGTTCCTCTGGAGGAGCGCACGGCCATGGCCAACGCCCAGAAAGCGGACCTGTTCCTCTCCATCCACGCCAACGCCCATCCGAACCCGAACATGAAGGGTTTTGAAATTTATTCGCTGAACTTGGCCAGAAACCAGGACGCCGTGCGGGTGGCGGCCAGGGAGAACGCTGTATCCTCCAAAAAAATCAGCGATTTGCAGTTGATTTTGACGGACCTGATGCTCAATTCCAAGATTACCGAGTCGCGGGAACTGGCCACCAAGATTCATGGAAACACCATCACCGGCATGCGCCGCACTCATCCCAGCCTCGCGGACCGAGGCGTGCGGGAAGCCCCGTTCTATGTACTAATGGGTGCCAAGATGCCGGCGGTGCTGATCGAGATGGGTTACCTGACCAACCGGGACGAAGCCCGGCTCCTGAATACCGACGCCTACCTGCGGACCCTGGCCACGAACCTTCTGCAAGGGGTCCTGGCATACCGCGATCATATCGAGCGGCACGCGAAGTTGTAG
- a CDS encoding deoxyribodipyrimidine photo-lyase — MSRTQIVHPARVTGLNQNAESPRGPIVYWMSRDQRVRDNWALLFAANLALERNVPLVVAFCLTPSFLGATIRQYGFLLKGLAEVEEDLRRRNIAFVLRVGEVPQVLLDMLREFNAGALVTDFDPLRVKRSWKQEVLENLTIPFHEVDAHNIVPCREVSPKQEYAARTIRPKIHRRLDEFLTPFPEVPTFPAPPSSDVFNKATDWDAVRTRLRVNSDVAEVDWLRPGERGAEAVFGDFLEHRLDAYSQRNDPNAPVLSNLSPYLHFGHISAQRVAWEVMRSSASSESREAFLEELIVRRELGDNFCWYNQTYDRVDGFPDWARKTLDKHRVDKREYVYDLQAFDSAATHDSLWNAAQREMTKTGKMHGYMRMYWAKKILEWTSSPEEALEFAVLLNDKYELDGRDPNGYVGIAWSIGGVHDRPWFERPIFGQIRYMSAAGCARKFDVPEYIRRFSPEDRPASR; from the coding sequence ATGAGCCGGACTCAGATTGTTCATCCCGCCCGCGTCACGGGGCTCAACCAGAACGCCGAGAGCCCCCGCGGTCCGATCGTCTACTGGATGAGCCGGGATCAGCGGGTCCGGGACAATTGGGCTTTGCTCTTTGCCGCGAACCTGGCCCTGGAGCGCAATGTCCCGCTGGTCGTGGCCTTTTGTCTTACCCCCTCCTTCCTGGGCGCGACCATCCGGCAGTATGGGTTCCTGCTCAAGGGACTGGCTGAGGTGGAGGAGGACCTGCGTCGCCGCAACATTGCCTTTGTCCTCCGGGTGGGGGAGGTTCCCCAGGTTCTGCTGGACATGCTTCGTGAATTCAATGCCGGAGCCCTGGTTACGGATTTCGATCCGCTCCGTGTCAAACGGTCCTGGAAGCAAGAGGTGCTGGAGAACCTGACCATTCCGTTCCATGAGGTGGATGCGCACAATATCGTGCCCTGCCGGGAGGTCTCCCCAAAGCAGGAGTACGCGGCCCGGACCATTCGTCCCAAGATCCACCGTAGGCTGGATGAGTTTCTGACCCCGTTTCCCGAGGTTCCCACCTTCCCCGCTCCACCCTCGTCGGATGTCTTCAACAAGGCCACGGATTGGGACGCCGTCAGAACGCGTCTTCGGGTAAACAGCGACGTCGCGGAAGTGGACTGGCTCCGCCCGGGCGAACGCGGTGCGGAGGCAGTGTTCGGCGACTTTCTGGAGCATCGCCTGGACGCGTACTCCCAGCGCAACGACCCCAACGCCCCGGTGCTTTCCAACCTCTCCCCGTACTTGCATTTTGGACATATCTCGGCCCAGCGCGTCGCCTGGGAGGTGATGCGCTCATCTGCATCCAGCGAGTCCAGGGAAGCTTTTCTGGAGGAACTGATCGTCCGCCGGGAACTGGGGGACAACTTTTGCTGGTACAACCAAACCTACGACCGGGTGGACGGGTTTCCGGACTGGGCCAGGAAAACCCTGGACAAACATCGCGTGGACAAACGGGAATACGTCTACGATCTCCAAGCCTTCGATTCCGCCGCTACCCACGACTCGCTCTGGAACGCGGCCCAGCGGGAAATGACCAAGACCGGGAAAATGCACGGCTACATGCGCATGTATTGGGCCAAAAAAATCCTGGAATGGACCTCTTCCCCTGAAGAAGCCTTGGAGTTCGCCGTCCTGCTCAACGACAAGTATGAACTGGATGGACGGGATCCCAACGGCTACGTCGGTATTGCCTGGAGCATTGGAGGCGTACACGATCGGCCTTGGTTCGAGCGGCCGATCTTCGGACAGATCCGCTACATGAGCGCCGCGGGCTGCGCCCGCAAGTTCGATGTTCCAGAATACATCCGGCGATTTTCCCCTGAAGACCGCCCCGCGAGTCGATAG
- a CDS encoding polysaccharide deacetylase family protein: MIKNYTSLHGMRELFQTGVPVLTYHQIRSCPWKARIRGLYVSPRVLNRQIAELKAAGFSFVDLPASFASRNEQKNVVLTFDDGYSNVLANAAPILQRHQAPAMLYVVAGMLGKTNVWDTVHGEVVGSLMTKEQVREWLDQGLKIGSHTMTHPHLPAISRRQAMQEIDGSRKMLEDAFQVPVLSFCYPYGEYTPQIVELVRQAGYQTAVTLDPGVNDNGQDPFLIKRFGVRRPMNPLKRLSRLIRGKEID; this comes from the coding sequence ATGATCAAAAACTATACTTCACTGCACGGGATGCGGGAATTGTTTCAAACAGGCGTACCCGTCCTGACCTACCATCAGATCCGGTCCTGCCCCTGGAAAGCCCGTATCCGAGGGCTGTACGTCAGTCCGCGCGTACTCAACCGCCAGATTGCGGAACTGAAGGCCGCGGGATTTTCTTTTGTCGACCTGCCTGCCTCGTTTGCCTCACGGAATGAACAAAAAAACGTCGTCCTGACTTTTGACGACGGCTATTCCAATGTTTTGGCGAATGCCGCTCCGATTCTTCAACGGCATCAGGCCCCGGCCATGCTCTATGTCGTGGCCGGGATGCTCGGAAAGACCAATGTTTGGGATACGGTCCATGGGGAAGTCGTCGGTTCCTTGATGACCAAAGAGCAGGTCCGGGAATGGCTGGATCAAGGCTTGAAGATCGGCTCGCACACCATGACCCATCCTCATTTGCCCGCAATTTCTCGTCGTCAAGCCATGCAGGAAATTGACGGTTCGCGCAAGATGCTTGAAGACGCTTTTCAGGTTCCTGTACTGTCCTTTTGTTACCCCTATGGCGAGTATACACCGCAAATTGTCGAACTTGTCCGGCAGGCGGGATACCAGACCGCGGTCACTTTGGATCCGGGAGTCAACGATAACGGCCAAGACCCATTCCTGATCAAAAGGTTCGGGGTCCGCAGGCCGATGAATCCACTGAAACGGCTTTCGCGGCTGATCCGTGGCAAAGAGATTGACTAA